One stretch of Cygnus olor isolate bCygOlo1 chromosome 1, bCygOlo1.pri.v2, whole genome shotgun sequence DNA includes these proteins:
- the COPG2 gene encoding coatomer subunit gamma-2 isoform X3, whose translation MLKKADKKDEEPGSGSNPFQHLEKSAVLQEARIFNETPINPRRCLHILTKILYLLNQGEHFGTTEATEAFFAMTRLFQSNDQTLRRMCYLTIKEMANISEDVIIVTSSLTKDMTGKEDVYRGPAIRALCRITDGTMLQAIERYMKQAIVDKVPSVSSSALVSSLHMMKISYDVVKRWINEAQEAASSDNIMVQYHALGLLYHLRKNDRLAVTKMLNKFTKSGLKSQFAYCMLIRIASKLLKESEEGHESPLFDFIESCLRNKHEMVIYEAASAIIHLPNCTARELAPAVSVLQLFCSSPKPVLRYAAVRTLNKVAMKHPSAVTACNLDLENLITDSNRSIATLAITTLLKTGSESSVDRLMKQISSFVSEISDEFKVVVVQAISALCQKYPRKHGVMMTFLSNMLRDDGGFEYKRAIVDCIISIIEENPESKESGLAHLCEFIEDCEHTVLATKILHLLGKEGPRTPSPSKYIRFIFNRVVLENEAVRAAAVSALAKFGAQNESLLPSILVLLQRCMMDSDDEVRDRATFYLNVLQQRQIALNAAYIFNGLTVSVPGMEKALHQYTLEPSDKPFDMKTVPLATAPIFEQKAEIALVTSKPEKVAPSRQDIFQEQLAAIPEFKSLGPLFKSSEPVQLTEAETEYFVRCIKHVFTNHIVFQFDCTNTLNDQLLERVTVQMEPSDAYDVICCIPAPSLPYNQPGMCYTLVHVPQDDPTAGPVFVQNSVHAF comes from the exons ATGTTGAAGAAGGCGGACAAGAAGGACGAGGAGCCCG GTAGTGGCTCTAATCCTTTCCAGCATTTGGAGAAGAgcgctgtgctgcaggag GCGCGTATCTTTAATGAGACCCCCATAAACCCACGAAGATGCCTGCACATACTTACCAAGATCCTTTACTTGCTGAACCAG GGTGAACACTTTGGAACCACTGAAGCCACAGAAGCTTTTTTCGCAATGACTAGGTTGTTTCAGTCTAATGAT caaaCCCTTAGACGCATGTGTTACCTTACTATCAAAGAGATGGCCAATATTTCTGAGGATGTCATCATTGTCACAAGCAG TTTGACCAAAGACATGACAGGGAAGGAAGACGTATACCGAGGCCCGGCCATCAGAGCACTGTGCAGGATCACTGAT GGTACGATGTTACAAGCCATCGAGAGATACATGAAGCAAGCCATTGTGGACAAAGTCCCCAGTGTGTCTAGTTCTGCACTGGTGTCTTCCTTA CACATGATGAAGATCAGTTACGATGTAGTCAAACGGTGGATCAACGAAGCTCAAGAAGCAGCTTCTAGTGACAACATTATGGTACAG TACCACGCTCTGGGGCTGCTCTATCACCTTAGAAAAAATGATCGCCTCGCAGTTACCAAAATGCTGAATAAGTTCACAAAGTCCGGACTGAAATCCCAGTTTGCGTACTGCATGCTGATCCGAATTGCAAGCAAACTCCTGAAGGAATCTGAAGAGGG ACATGAAAGTCCACTCTTCGACTTCATTGAGAGCTGTCTGCGGAATAAGCACGAAATGGTTATTTATGAAGCTGCTTCTGCAATCATCCACCTGCCAAACTGCACAGCGAGGGAGCTGGCACCTGCTGTTTCAG tgctgcagcttttctgcagttctCCCAAACCTGTCTTGAGATACGCAGCTGTACGGACCCTTAATAAA GTGGCCATGAAGCATCCATCTGCAGTCACTGCTTGCAACCTGGACCTGGAAAACCTCATCACGGACTCCAACCGCAGTATTGCTACCCTCGCCATCACCACCCTGCTGAAGACAGGGAGTGAGAGCAGTGTAGACAGGCTCATGAAACAGATCTCTTCCTTCGTGTCAGAAATATCAGATGAGTTTAAG GTAGTGGTAGTACAGGCTATCAGTGCTCTGTGCCAGAAATACCCTCGGAAACACGGCGTCATGATGACCTTCCTCTCCAACATGCTCAGGGACGAT GGTGGCTTCGAGTACAAGCGAGCCATTGTGGACTGTATAATCAGCATCATCGAGGAGAACCCCGAGAGTAAGGAATCTGGCTTGGCTCACCTCTGCGAGTTCATCGAAGACTGTGAACATACCGTCCTAGCCACAAAGATCCTGCACCTGCTGGGGAAAGAGGGGCCGAGGACCCCGTCCCCATCGAAGTACATCCGCTTCATATTCAACAGGGTGGTGCTGGAGAACGAGGCTGTGAGGGCTG CTGCTGTAAGCGCGCTGGCAAAGTTTGGTGCCCAGAATGAGAGTCTTCTTCCAAGCATCTTGGTGCTGTTGCAGAG GTGTATGATGGACAGCGATGACGAAGTTCGGGACAGAGCAACGTTCTACTTGAATGTACTTCAGCAGAGACAGATAGCCCTGAATGctgcttatatttttaatg GGCTGACCGTCTCTGTTCCTGGAATGGAGAAAGCCCTGCACCAGTATACACTGGAGCCTTCCGACAAACCTTTTGATATGAAAACAGTTCCCCTGGCTACCGCGCCAATCTTCGAACAGAAAGCAG AGATTGCCTTAGTGACCAGCAAGCCTGAGAAAGTTGCTCCTTCGCGTCAGGATATATTCCAAG AGCAACTGGCAGCCATTCCAGAGTTTAAGAGCTTGGGTCCATTATTCAAGTCTTCAGAACCGGTGCAGctcacagaagcagaaacagagtATTTCGTCCGTTGTATTAAACACGTGTTCACAAACCACATTGTTTTCCAG TTTGATTGCACAAACACGTTAAACGATCAGCTGTTAGAGAGAGTCACCGTGCAGATGGAGCCGTCGGATGCTTACGATGTGATCTGTTGCatcccagcacccagcctgcccTACAACCAGCCAGGCATGTGTTACACCCTCGTGCACGTGCCCCAGGATGACCCCACTGCAG GACCTGTGTTTGTGCAGAACAGTGTGCATGCTTTTTAA